A stretch of Oncorhynchus mykiss isolate Arlee chromosome 12, USDA_OmykA_1.1, whole genome shotgun sequence DNA encodes these proteins:
- the LOC110537260 gene encoding dystrophin-related protein 2 isoform X1, which produces MWHYPHRLRCCWLLAFICFSISLLLLALWVMQQDGCGSEQIVDVLSLRNHRDFWLSSEHCLVCGTIERNDHSHSNGMESGLCDWMTTNLTRDIDPRGRLSMPQCQCEPQPHPGVPRDQEWARDGRRSGSQQGGQCEDCEMCLWCRGVQHNPHKTSVGLETLSDINERLQRSLQGIIDWLSVKDEELSDSLPLHGDITSYKHQSEIHQVFVEELKSRGPFIYSVLESAQAFLSQCATVDPDDSKDVSTRQQSVGRWVWRQAAVAGDLWERVMSRSVQRHKHMQCTLERLTELQGAVEELCLDMEQAEGVQEAWGPIGDLLIDSLQDHIDATKLFQEELTQGQEGMKHVNQLVHQLTISSVPLSEDNTQGLQQLNTRWKLLEESTEKRLRHLQDAHRDFGPRSQHFLSGSVQIPWERAISPNKVPYYINHQTQTTCWDHPQMKELYQALADLNNIRFSAYRTAMKLRRVQQALRLDKLSLGCAAAVFQGLGSGYDDPVTDAVEVMDVLEVIHALTSLYEQLEEKHGVLLDIPLCVDMCLNWLLNVYDSGRNGQLRILSFKTGLVCLCNADIQEKCKYLFWQVSGPGGCADQQHLNALLQEIIQIPWQLGEVAAFGGSNVEPSVASCFRMAPGKTSIQLSHFLEWMSLEPQSIVWLPVLQRVVQAENAQHQAKCSICKQCPIKGFRYRSLKQFNVDICQSCFLSGRTTKAKALIYPIMEYYTPTTSGERMRDFAKTLKNKFRSKQYFSKHPQRGYLPVQSVLRSGSEETPSSSPRLPHSDTHSRIEHYACRLADMEDQNCSFFNESLDEDQYLDRLEQDSLASCHHYLGYTGCETQDELQRTLAMLENENRVLQGEYRRLKWQHAEAQACPHLREGSVDQEDYQDQALLAEAKGLRHHKGRLETRMQILEDHNKELESQLHRLREILQQNREGSEDNVSTGTPSSVYSPVSRRDQLGRQLSSGASNTEPPGPALEPEQGVTADHLQQVIEQLKNVFPLETRENSVASFF; this is translated from the exons ATGTGGCATTATCCTCATCGGCTCCGTTGCTGCTGGCTGCTGGCTTTCATTTGCTTTTCAATTTCTCTTCTCCTTTTGGCGCTGTGGGTGATGCAGCAGGACGGGTGTGGCAGTGAGCAGATTGTGGACGTCCTTTCTCTCAGGAACCACAGAGACTTTTGGTTGTCCTCGGAACATTGTCTAGTCTGTGGAACGATTGAGCGCAATG ACCACAGTCACTCCAATGGAATGGAATCAGGGCTCTGTGACTGGATGACCACCAACCTGACCAGGGACATTGACC CTCGGGGACGCCTCTCCATGCCACAGTGTCAGTGTGAGCCACAGCCACACCCTGGGGTTCCGAGGGACCAGGAATGGGCCAGAGACGGCAGACGATCAGGCAGCCAGCAGGGAGGGCAGTGTGAAGACTGTGAGATGTGTCTGTGGTGTAGGGGAGTCCAACACAATCCTCATAAAACCAG TGTAGGACTGGAGACTCTCTCAGACATTAATGAGAGGCTTCAGCGTTCGCTACAGGGCATCATTGATTGGCTATCTGTGAAGGATGAGGAGCTATCTGACAGTTTGCCTTTACATGGCGATATAACAAGCTACAAACATCAGAGTGAGATACATCAG GTTTTCGTTGAGGAGTTAAAGTCTCGGGGACCCTTTATTTACTCGGTGTTGGAGTCCGCTCAGGCCTTTCTGTCACAATGTGCCACTGTGGATCCAGATGACAGCAAAG ACGTGAGTACTCGACAGCAGAGTGTCGGTCGCTGGGTGTGGAGGCAGGCCGCAGTGGCCGGAGACCTGTGGGAGAGGGTGATGTCACGCAGTGTTCAGCGCCACAAACACATGCAGTGTACTCTGGAGCGCCTCACAGAGCTACAGGGGGCTGTGGAGGAGCTGTGCCTGGACATGGAGCAGGCTGAGGGGGTGCAGGAGGCCTGGGGGCCCATAGGAGACCTCCTCATTGACTCACTGCAGGACCACATCGATGCCACCAAG TTGTTCCAGGAGGAGCTGACTCAGGGTCAGGAGGGCATGAAGCATGTCAACCAGCTAGTCCACCAGCTGACCATCTCCAGTGTCCCCCTATCAGAGGACAACACCCAGGGTCTGCAGCAACTCAACACCAGGTGGAAACTGCTGGAG GAGTCCACTGAGAAGAGGCTGAGGCATCTGCAGGATGCCCACAGAGACTTTGGGCCCAGGTCCCAGCATTTCCTCTCTG GTTCAGTGCAGATTCCATGGGAACGTGCCATATCGCCCAACAAAGTGCCATACTACATTAA CCATCAAACCCAGACCACTTGTTGGGATCATCCACAAATGAAAGAGCTCTACCAGGCACTTG CTGATCTGAACAATATCAGGTTCTCTGCCTACCGAACAGCCATGAAGCTGCGACGTGTACAACAGGCCTTGAGAT TGGACAAGCTGAGCCTTGGCTGTGCGGCAGCGGTTTTCCAGGGCCTGGGGTCGGGGTATGATGACCCCGTGACGGACGCTGTTGAGGTTATGGATGTCCTGGAGGTCATCCATGCTCTGACCAGCCTGTACGAGCAGCTGGAGGAGAAACATGGCGTCTTGCTCGACATCCCGCTCTGTGTGGACATGTGTCTCAACTGGCTGCTCAACGTATACGACAG TGGCCGTAATGGGCAGCTGAGAATCCTATCCTTCAAGACAGGACTGGTGTGTCTATGCAATGCTGACATTCAGGAGAAATGCAAAT ATCTGTTCTGGCAGGTGTCTGGGCCTGGTGGATGTGCTGACCAGCAGCACCTCAATGCCCTGCTTCAGGAGATAATCCAGATCCCATGGCAGCTAGGAGAGGTGGCTGCCTTTGGAGGGAGCAATGTGGAGCCAAGCGTGGCCAGCTGCTTTCGCATG GCTCCTGGGAAGACCTCCATCCAGCTGTCCCACTTCCTGGAGTGGATGAGCCTGGAGCCCCAGTCCATTGTGTGGCTGCCCGTGCTGCAGCGAGTGGTCCAGGCAGAGAACGCCCAACACCAGGCCAAGTGCTCCATCTGCAAACAGTGTCCCATCAAAGGCTTCAG ATACAGAAGCCTCAAGCAGTTTAATGTGGACATTTGTCAGAGCTGCTTCCTGTCCGGGCGTACTACCAAGGCCAAGGCTTTAATTTACCCCATCATGGAGTATTACACCCCA ACCACTTCAGGGGAGAGGATGCGTGATTTTGCCAAAACACTGAAGAACAAGTTCAGATCAAAGCAGTACTTCAGCAAGCATCCCCAGAGGGGCTACCTGCCTGTACAGTCTGTCTTGAGGTCAGGGAGTGAGGAGAC GCCCAGCTCGTCCCCGAGGCTTCCCCACTCGGACACACACTCCAGGATTGAGCACTATGCCTGCAG ACTCGCTGACATGGAGGACCAGAACTGCTCCTTCTTCAATGAGAGCTT GGATGAGGATCAGTATCTTGACCGTCTGGAGCAGGACTCCCTGGCCTCCTGTCATCATTACCTGGGTTATACAGGCTGTGAGACCCAGGACGAGCTGCAGAGGACACTGGCCATGCTGGAGAATGAGAACAG GGTGCTCCAGGGGGAGTACCGACGTTTGAAGTGGCAGCACGCTGAGGCCCAGGCATGTCCACACCTGAGGGAGGGCTCTGTGGACCAGGAGGACTACCAGGACCAGGCCTTGCTGGCTGAGGCCAAAGGCCTGAGGCACCATAAGGGCAGGCTGGAAACCCGCATGCAGATCCTGGAGGACCACAACAAGGAGCTAGAGTCCCAGCTTCACCGGCTCAGGGAGATTCTACAACAA aacagagagggttCAGAGGACAATGTATCGACTGGAACACCATCATCTGTGTACTCTCCTGTGTCACGAAGAGACCAGCTGGGGAGACAGCTAAGCTCAGGAGCCTCCAACACAGAACCCCCAG GGCCTGCCTTGGAGCCAGAGCAGGGTGTTACAGCCGATCACCTTCAACAGGTCATAGAGCAACTGAAGAACGTCTTCCCcttagagaccagagagaaca GTGTTGCATCATTTTTTTGA
- the LOC110537260 gene encoding dystrophin-related protein 2 isoform X2: MTHRLHEEIHVKQQHIMLCPPDHSHSNGMESGLCDWMTTNLTRDIDPRGRLSMPQCQCEPQPHPGVPRDQEWARDGRRSGSQQGGQCEDCEMCLWCRGVQHNPHKTSVGLETLSDINERLQRSLQGIIDWLSVKDEELSDSLPLHGDITSYKHQSEIHQVFVEELKSRGPFIYSVLESAQAFLSQCATVDPDDSKDVSTRQQSVGRWVWRQAAVAGDLWERVMSRSVQRHKHMQCTLERLTELQGAVEELCLDMEQAEGVQEAWGPIGDLLIDSLQDHIDATKLFQEELTQGQEGMKHVNQLVHQLTISSVPLSEDNTQGLQQLNTRWKLLEESTEKRLRHLQDAHRDFGPRSQHFLSGSVQIPWERAISPNKVPYYINHQTQTTCWDHPQMKELYQALADLNNIRFSAYRTAMKLRRVQQALRLDKLSLGCAAAVFQGLGSGYDDPVTDAVEVMDVLEVIHALTSLYEQLEEKHGVLLDIPLCVDMCLNWLLNVYDSGRNGQLRILSFKTGLVCLCNADIQEKCKYLFWQVSGPGGCADQQHLNALLQEIIQIPWQLGEVAAFGGSNVEPSVASCFRMAPGKTSIQLSHFLEWMSLEPQSIVWLPVLQRVVQAENAQHQAKCSICKQCPIKGFRYRSLKQFNVDICQSCFLSGRTTKAKALIYPIMEYYTPTTSGERMRDFAKTLKNKFRSKQYFSKHPQRGYLPVQSVLRSGSEETPSSSPRLPHSDTHSRIEHYACRLADMEDQNCSFFNESLDEDQYLDRLEQDSLASCHHYLGYTGCETQDELQRTLAMLENENRVLQGEYRRLKWQHAEAQACPHLREGSVDQEDYQDQALLAEAKGLRHHKGRLETRMQILEDHNKELESQLHRLREILQQNREGSEDNVSTGTPSSVYSPVSRRDQLGRQLSSGASNTEPPGPALEPEQGVTADHLQQVIEQLKNVFPLETRENSVASFF, encoded by the exons ATG ACTCACAGACTGCATGAGGAGATCCATGTGAAACAGCAGCACATTATGCTATGTCCTCCAGACCACAGTCACTCCAATGGAATGGAATCAGGGCTCTGTGACTGGATGACCACCAACCTGACCAGGGACATTGACC CTCGGGGACGCCTCTCCATGCCACAGTGTCAGTGTGAGCCACAGCCACACCCTGGGGTTCCGAGGGACCAGGAATGGGCCAGAGACGGCAGACGATCAGGCAGCCAGCAGGGAGGGCAGTGTGAAGACTGTGAGATGTGTCTGTGGTGTAGGGGAGTCCAACACAATCCTCATAAAACCAG TGTAGGACTGGAGACTCTCTCAGACATTAATGAGAGGCTTCAGCGTTCGCTACAGGGCATCATTGATTGGCTATCTGTGAAGGATGAGGAGCTATCTGACAGTTTGCCTTTACATGGCGATATAACAAGCTACAAACATCAGAGTGAGATACATCAG GTTTTCGTTGAGGAGTTAAAGTCTCGGGGACCCTTTATTTACTCGGTGTTGGAGTCCGCTCAGGCCTTTCTGTCACAATGTGCCACTGTGGATCCAGATGACAGCAAAG ACGTGAGTACTCGACAGCAGAGTGTCGGTCGCTGGGTGTGGAGGCAGGCCGCAGTGGCCGGAGACCTGTGGGAGAGGGTGATGTCACGCAGTGTTCAGCGCCACAAACACATGCAGTGTACTCTGGAGCGCCTCACAGAGCTACAGGGGGCTGTGGAGGAGCTGTGCCTGGACATGGAGCAGGCTGAGGGGGTGCAGGAGGCCTGGGGGCCCATAGGAGACCTCCTCATTGACTCACTGCAGGACCACATCGATGCCACCAAG TTGTTCCAGGAGGAGCTGACTCAGGGTCAGGAGGGCATGAAGCATGTCAACCAGCTAGTCCACCAGCTGACCATCTCCAGTGTCCCCCTATCAGAGGACAACACCCAGGGTCTGCAGCAACTCAACACCAGGTGGAAACTGCTGGAG GAGTCCACTGAGAAGAGGCTGAGGCATCTGCAGGATGCCCACAGAGACTTTGGGCCCAGGTCCCAGCATTTCCTCTCTG GTTCAGTGCAGATTCCATGGGAACGTGCCATATCGCCCAACAAAGTGCCATACTACATTAA CCATCAAACCCAGACCACTTGTTGGGATCATCCACAAATGAAAGAGCTCTACCAGGCACTTG CTGATCTGAACAATATCAGGTTCTCTGCCTACCGAACAGCCATGAAGCTGCGACGTGTACAACAGGCCTTGAGAT TGGACAAGCTGAGCCTTGGCTGTGCGGCAGCGGTTTTCCAGGGCCTGGGGTCGGGGTATGATGACCCCGTGACGGACGCTGTTGAGGTTATGGATGTCCTGGAGGTCATCCATGCTCTGACCAGCCTGTACGAGCAGCTGGAGGAGAAACATGGCGTCTTGCTCGACATCCCGCTCTGTGTGGACATGTGTCTCAACTGGCTGCTCAACGTATACGACAG TGGCCGTAATGGGCAGCTGAGAATCCTATCCTTCAAGACAGGACTGGTGTGTCTATGCAATGCTGACATTCAGGAGAAATGCAAAT ATCTGTTCTGGCAGGTGTCTGGGCCTGGTGGATGTGCTGACCAGCAGCACCTCAATGCCCTGCTTCAGGAGATAATCCAGATCCCATGGCAGCTAGGAGAGGTGGCTGCCTTTGGAGGGAGCAATGTGGAGCCAAGCGTGGCCAGCTGCTTTCGCATG GCTCCTGGGAAGACCTCCATCCAGCTGTCCCACTTCCTGGAGTGGATGAGCCTGGAGCCCCAGTCCATTGTGTGGCTGCCCGTGCTGCAGCGAGTGGTCCAGGCAGAGAACGCCCAACACCAGGCCAAGTGCTCCATCTGCAAACAGTGTCCCATCAAAGGCTTCAG ATACAGAAGCCTCAAGCAGTTTAATGTGGACATTTGTCAGAGCTGCTTCCTGTCCGGGCGTACTACCAAGGCCAAGGCTTTAATTTACCCCATCATGGAGTATTACACCCCA ACCACTTCAGGGGAGAGGATGCGTGATTTTGCCAAAACACTGAAGAACAAGTTCAGATCAAAGCAGTACTTCAGCAAGCATCCCCAGAGGGGCTACCTGCCTGTACAGTCTGTCTTGAGGTCAGGGAGTGAGGAGAC GCCCAGCTCGTCCCCGAGGCTTCCCCACTCGGACACACACTCCAGGATTGAGCACTATGCCTGCAG ACTCGCTGACATGGAGGACCAGAACTGCTCCTTCTTCAATGAGAGCTT GGATGAGGATCAGTATCTTGACCGTCTGGAGCAGGACTCCCTGGCCTCCTGTCATCATTACCTGGGTTATACAGGCTGTGAGACCCAGGACGAGCTGCAGAGGACACTGGCCATGCTGGAGAATGAGAACAG GGTGCTCCAGGGGGAGTACCGACGTTTGAAGTGGCAGCACGCTGAGGCCCAGGCATGTCCACACCTGAGGGAGGGCTCTGTGGACCAGGAGGACTACCAGGACCAGGCCTTGCTGGCTGAGGCCAAAGGCCTGAGGCACCATAAGGGCAGGCTGGAAACCCGCATGCAGATCCTGGAGGACCACAACAAGGAGCTAGAGTCCCAGCTTCACCGGCTCAGGGAGATTCTACAACAA aacagagagggttCAGAGGACAATGTATCGACTGGAACACCATCATCTGTGTACTCTCCTGTGTCACGAAGAGACCAGCTGGGGAGACAGCTAAGCTCAGGAGCCTCCAACACAGAACCCCCAG GGCCTGCCTTGGAGCCAGAGCAGGGTGTTACAGCCGATCACCTTCAACAGGTCATAGAGCAACTGAAGAACGTCTTCCCcttagagaccagagagaaca GTGTTGCATCATTTTTTTGA